A genomic stretch from Malus domestica chromosome 15, GDT2T_hap1 includes:
- the LOC103400912 gene encoding auxin response factor 19-like isoform X1: protein MKVPTNGFMENSGEAGEQKRINSELWHACAGPLVSLPPVGSLVVYFPQGHSEQVAASMQKETDFIPNYPNLPSKLICMLHNVTLHADTETDEVYAQMTLQPVNKYEKEALLASDMGLKQSKQPAEFFCKTLTASDTSTHGGFSVPRRAAEKIFPPLDFSMQPPAQELVAKDLHDSAWTFRHIYRGQPKRHLLTTGWSIFVSTKRLFAGDSVLFIRDEKSQLLLGIRRANRQQPAICSSVISSDSMHIGILAAAAHAAANNSPFTIFYNPRASPSEFVVPLAKYNKAMYTQVSLGMRFRMMFETEEAGVRRYMGTITGISDLDPVRWKGSQWRNLQVGWDESTAGDRPSRVSIWEIEPVVTPFYICPPPFFRPKFPKQPGMPDDESDIENAFKRAMPWLGDEFGMKNSPSSVFPGLSLMQWMNMQQNNQFSASQSGFFPSMVPPTGLQNNLGTDDPSKLLNFQAPVLSAPGLQSNKSAPQNQASQMQQPNVTWAQQQQLQQLMHNPMSQQQQSNPQQQQLHQLLNSSANQHQQNHPQQQLQQLLQTPTNQQLQNYSHQQQREPQQQQDPQNLLQHQQLHQQQPQRQQHQQQQLSQPNPVNNGSVAPNQVPGQNLQQPVMFSQHQQQQLLTGNTQSQQAVHSSSKNSFQVPTGQQNSQLQQQQLEPQPGVLQRQQQVSQLQPSPQQFLQQNMSQKVQQQPQVQQSSQQGISEQQLQLQLLQKFQQQQQPQLLSPSSSLLQPQLLQQQLAHQQNQQLQQLPMTQHHQQQLSGNSFSTDRLLNNFAAPSVMQSHHMPSIQPQNQHKPLTAIRSHSGLTEGDGPSCSTSPSTNNCQMSPSKYSNRNQQGTAMLLGDSVAEPAHNLVQELQSKSDIRIKNELPSSKGPDQIKYKGTITDQLEASSSGTSYCLDASTIHQNYALPTFCLDGDVQSNPRSSLPFSANIDGLAPDTLLSRGYDSQKDLQNLLSNYGGTPRDIEIELSTAAISSQSFGAPNLPFKTGCSSDIPITDTGVLGNGLWANQAQRMRTYTKVQKRGSVGRCIDVTRYKGYDELRHDLARMFGIEGQLEDPHRTDWKLVYVDHENDILLVGDDPWEEFVSCVQSIKILSSVEVRQMSLDGDLGNIPVPNQASSGTDSGNAWRPQYDDNSAASFNR, encoded by the exons ATGAAGGTTCCCACAAATGGGTTTATGGAAAATTCTGGGGAAG CAGGAGAACAGAAGAGAATTAATTCAGAGTTATGGCATGCTTGTGCTGGGCCATTGGTTTCTTTGCCTCCAGTTGGAAGTCTTGTGGTGTACTTCCCTCAAGGTCACAGCGAGCAA GTTGCAGCATCAATGCAAAAGGAGACTGATTTCATACCGAACTACCCCAACCTTCCGTCAAAATTGATATGCATGCTTCACAATGTGACATTGCAT GCTGATACCGAAACAGATGAGGTCTATGCACAAATGACTCTCCAACCAGTAAACAAA TATGAGAAGGAAGCATTACTGGCATCCGACATGGGGCTCAAGCAAAGTAAGCAACCTGCTGAGTTTTTCTGCAAAACTCTTACAGCTAGTGACACAAGCACTCATGGTGGATTTTCTGTACCTCGTCGAGCAGCTGAGAAGATCTTCCCACCTCTA GATTTTTCGATGCAACCGCCTGCTCAGGAGCTTGTTGCAAAAGATTTGCATGATAGTGCGTGGACATTCAGACATATCTATCGAG GCCAACCGAAAAGGCACCTGCTGACTACAGGTTGGAGTATTTTCGTTAGCACAAAAAGACTCTTTGCCGGAGATTCTGTTCTTTTTATAAG GGATGAAAAATCTCAGCTTCTCTTGGGCATAAGGCGTGCTAATAGACAGCAGCCAGCTATCTGTTCATCAGTCATATCCAGTGATAGCATGCATATCGGCATTCTTGCAGCCGCAGCTCATGCTGCTGCAAATAACAGCCCGTTTACCATATTTTACAACCCAAG GGCAAGCCCTTCTGAATTTGTGGTACCTttagccaagtacaataaagcgatGTATACCCAAGTTTCACTTGGCATGCGATTCAGAATGATGTTTGAGACTGAAGAGGCAGGAGTACGCAGATACATGGGCACAATCACTGGCATCAGTGATTTGGATCCTGTTCGATGGAAAGGTTCACAATGGCGCAATCTTCAG GTTGGATGGGATGAATCAACAGCAGGTGACCGGCCTAGCCGAGTTTCAATTTGGGAAATCGAGCCTGTTGTGACTCCTTTCTACATATGCCCTCCTCCATTTTTCAGACCCAAGTTTCCCAAACAACCAGGGATGCCAG ATGATGAATCTGACATAGAGAATGCTTTCAAGAGAGCCATGCCTTGGCTTGGAGATGAATTTGGCATGAAGAATTCCCCAAGCTCGGTTTTCCCTGGTTTGAGTTTGATGCAGTGGATGAACATGCAACAAAATAATCAGTTTTCAGCTTCTCAGTCTGGATTTTTCCCATCCATGGTCCCTCCAACCGGCCTGCAAAATAACCTTGGTACAGATGATCCATCCAAGTTATTGAACTTTCAAGCCCCGGTGCTGTCTGCACCCGGTCTCCAGTCAAATAAATCAGCTCCACAAAACCAAGCTAGCCAAATGCAGCAGCCGAATGTGACATGGGCCCAACAGCAGCAGCTGCAGCAATTGATGCATAATCCTATGAGCCAACAGCAGCAAAGTAACCCCCAACAGCAGCAGCTGCATCAATTATTGAATTCTTCAGCGAACCAACATCAGCAAAATCACCCCCAGCAGCAGCTGCAGCAATTATTGCAGACACCAACGAACCAACAGCTCCAGAATTACTCCCATCAGCAGCAGCGGGAGCCTCAACAACAGCAAGACCCTCAAAACCTGCTGCAGCATCAGCAGCTGCACCAACAGCAACCGCAACGTCAACAGCACCAGCAACAACAATTATCTCAGCCGAATCCGGTAAATAACGGCTCTGTTGCTCCTAACCAGGTCCCGGGCCAAAATTTGCAACAACCAGTTATGTTCTCCCAACATCAACAGCAGCAATTACTAACAGGGAATACCCAATCCCAGCAAGCCGTCCATTCTTCTAGTAAGAATTCATTTCAGGTGCCAACTGGACAACAAAACTCACAGCTCCAGCAGCAGCAACTGGAACCGCAACCAGGCGTCTTACAAAGGCAGCAGCAGGTGTCACAATTGCAACCGTCCCCACAGCAATTCTTGCAACAGAACATGTCACAGAAAGTACAGCAGCAGCCGCAAGTACAGCAATCATCTCAGCAGGGCATCTCTGAGCAACAACTCCAATTACAGTTGCTACAGAAATTTCAGCAACAGCAGCAGCCGCAGTTACTCTCCCCATCAAGCTCACTTTTGCAGCCTCAACTCTTACAGCAGCAGCTGGCCCACCAACAAAACCAGCAGTTACAACAGTTGCCTATGACTCAGCATCATCAGCAACAGCTAAGTGGTAACAGCTTCTCAACGGACAGACTTCTGAACAACTTTGCAGCTCCTTCGGTCATGCAGTCTCATCATATGCCATCTATCCAGCCCCAGAACCAGCACAAGCCACTTACAGCAATCAGAAGCCATTCTGGTCTTACAGAAGGCGATGGTCCATCATGTTCAACCTCCCCTTCTACCAATAACTGCCAGATGTCCCCATCAAAATACTCGAACAGGAATCAGCAAGGAACCGCCATGTTGTTGGGGGATTCAGTGGCAGAACCTGCTCATAATTTGGTTCAGGAGCTTCAGAGCAAGTCTGATATTCGGATAAAAAATGAGCTGCCCAGCTCAAAAGGGCCAGACCAGATAAAATATAAAGGTACAATCACGGATCAGTTAGAAGCTTCATCATCTGGAACATCATATTGTCTGGATGCTAGCACAATCCATCAGAACTATGCACTCCCCACCTTCTGTTTGGATGGTGATGTTCAATCGAATCCTCGGAGCAGTCTTCCATTTTCCGCTAATATTGATGGATTGGCACCGGACACTTTGTTGTCAAGGGGATATGACTCTCAAAAAGATCTTCAGAACTTACTGTCTAATTATGGCGGGACACCAAGAGATATTGAGATAGAGTTATCCACTGCTGCAATCAGCTCTCAGTCATTTGGGGCACCAAACTTACCTTTCAAAACTGGGTGCTCAAGTGACATTCCCATAACTGATACTGGAGTTTTAGGCAACGGATTGTGGGCAAACCAGGCTCAACGAATGAGAACATATACAAAG GTTCAAAAGCGTGGATCTGTGGGAAGATGCATTGATGTCACCCGTTATAAAGGCTATGATGAACTCCGGCATGATCTTGCCCGCATGTTCGGGATTGAAGGGCAACTAGAAGATCCACACAGGACGGACTGGAAACTTGTATATGTGGATCATGAAAATGACATTCTTCTTGTTGGCGATGATCCATGGGA GGAGTTTGTGAGCTGTGTTCAGAGTATAAAGATATTGTCATCCGTTGAAGTACGGCAGATGAGCTTGGATGGAGATCTCGGCAACATTCCAGTCCCCAATCAAGCTTCTAGCGGAACTGACAGTGGAAATGCATGGAGACCTCAGTATGATGATAACTCTGCAGCCTCGTTTAATCGGTAA
- the LOC103400912 gene encoding auxin response factor 19-like isoform X2, whose translation MKVPTNGFMENSGEGEQKRINSELWHACAGPLVSLPPVGSLVVYFPQGHSEQVAASMQKETDFIPNYPNLPSKLICMLHNVTLHADTETDEVYAQMTLQPVNKYEKEALLASDMGLKQSKQPAEFFCKTLTASDTSTHGGFSVPRRAAEKIFPPLDFSMQPPAQELVAKDLHDSAWTFRHIYRGQPKRHLLTTGWSIFVSTKRLFAGDSVLFIRDEKSQLLLGIRRANRQQPAICSSVISSDSMHIGILAAAAHAAANNSPFTIFYNPRASPSEFVVPLAKYNKAMYTQVSLGMRFRMMFETEEAGVRRYMGTITGISDLDPVRWKGSQWRNLQVGWDESTAGDRPSRVSIWEIEPVVTPFYICPPPFFRPKFPKQPGMPDDESDIENAFKRAMPWLGDEFGMKNSPSSVFPGLSLMQWMNMQQNNQFSASQSGFFPSMVPPTGLQNNLGTDDPSKLLNFQAPVLSAPGLQSNKSAPQNQASQMQQPNVTWAQQQQLQQLMHNPMSQQQQSNPQQQQLHQLLNSSANQHQQNHPQQQLQQLLQTPTNQQLQNYSHQQQREPQQQQDPQNLLQHQQLHQQQPQRQQHQQQQLSQPNPVNNGSVAPNQVPGQNLQQPVMFSQHQQQQLLTGNTQSQQAVHSSSKNSFQVPTGQQNSQLQQQQLEPQPGVLQRQQQVSQLQPSPQQFLQQNMSQKVQQQPQVQQSSQQGISEQQLQLQLLQKFQQQQQPQLLSPSSSLLQPQLLQQQLAHQQNQQLQQLPMTQHHQQQLSGNSFSTDRLLNNFAAPSVMQSHHMPSIQPQNQHKPLTAIRSHSGLTEGDGPSCSTSPSTNNCQMSPSKYSNRNQQGTAMLLGDSVAEPAHNLVQELQSKSDIRIKNELPSSKGPDQIKYKGTITDQLEASSSGTSYCLDASTIHQNYALPTFCLDGDVQSNPRSSLPFSANIDGLAPDTLLSRGYDSQKDLQNLLSNYGGTPRDIEIELSTAAISSQSFGAPNLPFKTGCSSDIPITDTGVLGNGLWANQAQRMRTYTKVQKRGSVGRCIDVTRYKGYDELRHDLARMFGIEGQLEDPHRTDWKLVYVDHENDILLVGDDPWEEFVSCVQSIKILSSVEVRQMSLDGDLGNIPVPNQASSGTDSGNAWRPQYDDNSAASFNR comes from the exons ATGAAGGTTCCCACAAATGGGTTTATGGAAAATTCTGGGGAAG GAGAACAGAAGAGAATTAATTCAGAGTTATGGCATGCTTGTGCTGGGCCATTGGTTTCTTTGCCTCCAGTTGGAAGTCTTGTGGTGTACTTCCCTCAAGGTCACAGCGAGCAA GTTGCAGCATCAATGCAAAAGGAGACTGATTTCATACCGAACTACCCCAACCTTCCGTCAAAATTGATATGCATGCTTCACAATGTGACATTGCAT GCTGATACCGAAACAGATGAGGTCTATGCACAAATGACTCTCCAACCAGTAAACAAA TATGAGAAGGAAGCATTACTGGCATCCGACATGGGGCTCAAGCAAAGTAAGCAACCTGCTGAGTTTTTCTGCAAAACTCTTACAGCTAGTGACACAAGCACTCATGGTGGATTTTCTGTACCTCGTCGAGCAGCTGAGAAGATCTTCCCACCTCTA GATTTTTCGATGCAACCGCCTGCTCAGGAGCTTGTTGCAAAAGATTTGCATGATAGTGCGTGGACATTCAGACATATCTATCGAG GCCAACCGAAAAGGCACCTGCTGACTACAGGTTGGAGTATTTTCGTTAGCACAAAAAGACTCTTTGCCGGAGATTCTGTTCTTTTTATAAG GGATGAAAAATCTCAGCTTCTCTTGGGCATAAGGCGTGCTAATAGACAGCAGCCAGCTATCTGTTCATCAGTCATATCCAGTGATAGCATGCATATCGGCATTCTTGCAGCCGCAGCTCATGCTGCTGCAAATAACAGCCCGTTTACCATATTTTACAACCCAAG GGCAAGCCCTTCTGAATTTGTGGTACCTttagccaagtacaataaagcgatGTATACCCAAGTTTCACTTGGCATGCGATTCAGAATGATGTTTGAGACTGAAGAGGCAGGAGTACGCAGATACATGGGCACAATCACTGGCATCAGTGATTTGGATCCTGTTCGATGGAAAGGTTCACAATGGCGCAATCTTCAG GTTGGATGGGATGAATCAACAGCAGGTGACCGGCCTAGCCGAGTTTCAATTTGGGAAATCGAGCCTGTTGTGACTCCTTTCTACATATGCCCTCCTCCATTTTTCAGACCCAAGTTTCCCAAACAACCAGGGATGCCAG ATGATGAATCTGACATAGAGAATGCTTTCAAGAGAGCCATGCCTTGGCTTGGAGATGAATTTGGCATGAAGAATTCCCCAAGCTCGGTTTTCCCTGGTTTGAGTTTGATGCAGTGGATGAACATGCAACAAAATAATCAGTTTTCAGCTTCTCAGTCTGGATTTTTCCCATCCATGGTCCCTCCAACCGGCCTGCAAAATAACCTTGGTACAGATGATCCATCCAAGTTATTGAACTTTCAAGCCCCGGTGCTGTCTGCACCCGGTCTCCAGTCAAATAAATCAGCTCCACAAAACCAAGCTAGCCAAATGCAGCAGCCGAATGTGACATGGGCCCAACAGCAGCAGCTGCAGCAATTGATGCATAATCCTATGAGCCAACAGCAGCAAAGTAACCCCCAACAGCAGCAGCTGCATCAATTATTGAATTCTTCAGCGAACCAACATCAGCAAAATCACCCCCAGCAGCAGCTGCAGCAATTATTGCAGACACCAACGAACCAACAGCTCCAGAATTACTCCCATCAGCAGCAGCGGGAGCCTCAACAACAGCAAGACCCTCAAAACCTGCTGCAGCATCAGCAGCTGCACCAACAGCAACCGCAACGTCAACAGCACCAGCAACAACAATTATCTCAGCCGAATCCGGTAAATAACGGCTCTGTTGCTCCTAACCAGGTCCCGGGCCAAAATTTGCAACAACCAGTTATGTTCTCCCAACATCAACAGCAGCAATTACTAACAGGGAATACCCAATCCCAGCAAGCCGTCCATTCTTCTAGTAAGAATTCATTTCAGGTGCCAACTGGACAACAAAACTCACAGCTCCAGCAGCAGCAACTGGAACCGCAACCAGGCGTCTTACAAAGGCAGCAGCAGGTGTCACAATTGCAACCGTCCCCACAGCAATTCTTGCAACAGAACATGTCACAGAAAGTACAGCAGCAGCCGCAAGTACAGCAATCATCTCAGCAGGGCATCTCTGAGCAACAACTCCAATTACAGTTGCTACAGAAATTTCAGCAACAGCAGCAGCCGCAGTTACTCTCCCCATCAAGCTCACTTTTGCAGCCTCAACTCTTACAGCAGCAGCTGGCCCACCAACAAAACCAGCAGTTACAACAGTTGCCTATGACTCAGCATCATCAGCAACAGCTAAGTGGTAACAGCTTCTCAACGGACAGACTTCTGAACAACTTTGCAGCTCCTTCGGTCATGCAGTCTCATCATATGCCATCTATCCAGCCCCAGAACCAGCACAAGCCACTTACAGCAATCAGAAGCCATTCTGGTCTTACAGAAGGCGATGGTCCATCATGTTCAACCTCCCCTTCTACCAATAACTGCCAGATGTCCCCATCAAAATACTCGAACAGGAATCAGCAAGGAACCGCCATGTTGTTGGGGGATTCAGTGGCAGAACCTGCTCATAATTTGGTTCAGGAGCTTCAGAGCAAGTCTGATATTCGGATAAAAAATGAGCTGCCCAGCTCAAAAGGGCCAGACCAGATAAAATATAAAGGTACAATCACGGATCAGTTAGAAGCTTCATCATCTGGAACATCATATTGTCTGGATGCTAGCACAATCCATCAGAACTATGCACTCCCCACCTTCTGTTTGGATGGTGATGTTCAATCGAATCCTCGGAGCAGTCTTCCATTTTCCGCTAATATTGATGGATTGGCACCGGACACTTTGTTGTCAAGGGGATATGACTCTCAAAAAGATCTTCAGAACTTACTGTCTAATTATGGCGGGACACCAAGAGATATTGAGATAGAGTTATCCACTGCTGCAATCAGCTCTCAGTCATTTGGGGCACCAAACTTACCTTTCAAAACTGGGTGCTCAAGTGACATTCCCATAACTGATACTGGAGTTTTAGGCAACGGATTGTGGGCAAACCAGGCTCAACGAATGAGAACATATACAAAG GTTCAAAAGCGTGGATCTGTGGGAAGATGCATTGATGTCACCCGTTATAAAGGCTATGATGAACTCCGGCATGATCTTGCCCGCATGTTCGGGATTGAAGGGCAACTAGAAGATCCACACAGGACGGACTGGAAACTTGTATATGTGGATCATGAAAATGACATTCTTCTTGTTGGCGATGATCCATGGGA GGAGTTTGTGAGCTGTGTTCAGAGTATAAAGATATTGTCATCCGTTGAAGTACGGCAGATGAGCTTGGATGGAGATCTCGGCAACATTCCAGTCCCCAATCAAGCTTCTAGCGGAACTGACAGTGGAAATGCATGGAGACCTCAGTATGATGATAACTCTGCAGCCTCGTTTAATCGGTAA
- the LOC103400912 gene encoding auxin response factor 19-like isoform X4 produces MGLWKILGKENRRELIQSYGMLVLGHWFLCLQLEVLWCTSLKVAASMQKETDFIPNYPNLPSKLICMLHNVTLHADTETDEVYAQMTLQPVNKYEKEALLASDMGLKQSKQPAEFFCKTLTASDTSTHGGFSVPRRAAEKIFPPLDFSMQPPAQELVAKDLHDSAWTFRHIYRGQPKRHLLTTGWSIFVSTKRLFAGDSVLFIRDEKSQLLLGIRRANRQQPAICSSVISSDSMHIGILAAAAHAAANNSPFTIFYNPRASPSEFVVPLAKYNKAMYTQVSLGMRFRMMFETEEAGVRRYMGTITGISDLDPVRWKGSQWRNLQVGWDESTAGDRPSRVSIWEIEPVVTPFYICPPPFFRPKFPKQPGMPDDESDIENAFKRAMPWLGDEFGMKNSPSSVFPGLSLMQWMNMQQNNQFSASQSGFFPSMVPPTGLQNNLGTDDPSKLLNFQAPVLSAPGLQSNKSAPQNQASQMQQPNVTWAQQQQLQQLMHNPMSQQQQSNPQQQQLHQLLNSSANQHQQNHPQQQLQQLLQTPTNQQLQNYSHQQQREPQQQQDPQNLLQHQQLHQQQPQRQQHQQQQLSQPNPVNNGSVAPNQVPGQNLQQPVMFSQHQQQQLLTGNTQSQQAVHSSSKNSFQVPTGQQNSQLQQQQLEPQPGVLQRQQQVSQLQPSPQQFLQQNMSQKVQQQPQVQQSSQQGISEQQLQLQLLQKFQQQQQPQLLSPSSSLLQPQLLQQQLAHQQNQQLQQLPMTQHHQQQLSGNSFSTDRLLNNFAAPSVMQSHHMPSIQPQNQHKPLTAIRSHSGLTEGDGPSCSTSPSTNNCQMSPSKYSNRNQQGTAMLLGDSVAEPAHNLVQELQSKSDIRIKNELPSSKGPDQIKYKGTITDQLEASSSGTSYCLDASTIHQNYALPTFCLDGDVQSNPRSSLPFSANIDGLAPDTLLSRGYDSQKDLQNLLSNYGGTPRDIEIELSTAAISSQSFGAPNLPFKTGCSSDIPITDTGVLGNGLWANQAQRMRTYTKVQKRGSVGRCIDVTRYKGYDELRHDLARMFGIEGQLEDPHRTDWKLVYVDHENDILLVGDDPWEEFVSCVQSIKILSSVEVRQMSLDGDLGNIPVPNQASSGTDSGNAWRPQYDDNSAASFNR; encoded by the exons ATGGGTTTATGGAAAATTCTGGGGAAG GAGAACAGAAGAGAATTAATTCAGAGTTATGGCATGCTTGTGCTGGGCCATTGGTTTCTTTGCCTCCAGTTGGAAGTCTTGTGGTGTACTTCCCTCAAG GTTGCAGCATCAATGCAAAAGGAGACTGATTTCATACCGAACTACCCCAACCTTCCGTCAAAATTGATATGCATGCTTCACAATGTGACATTGCAT GCTGATACCGAAACAGATGAGGTCTATGCACAAATGACTCTCCAACCAGTAAACAAA TATGAGAAGGAAGCATTACTGGCATCCGACATGGGGCTCAAGCAAAGTAAGCAACCTGCTGAGTTTTTCTGCAAAACTCTTACAGCTAGTGACACAAGCACTCATGGTGGATTTTCTGTACCTCGTCGAGCAGCTGAGAAGATCTTCCCACCTCTA GATTTTTCGATGCAACCGCCTGCTCAGGAGCTTGTTGCAAAAGATTTGCATGATAGTGCGTGGACATTCAGACATATCTATCGAG GCCAACCGAAAAGGCACCTGCTGACTACAGGTTGGAGTATTTTCGTTAGCACAAAAAGACTCTTTGCCGGAGATTCTGTTCTTTTTATAAG GGATGAAAAATCTCAGCTTCTCTTGGGCATAAGGCGTGCTAATAGACAGCAGCCAGCTATCTGTTCATCAGTCATATCCAGTGATAGCATGCATATCGGCATTCTTGCAGCCGCAGCTCATGCTGCTGCAAATAACAGCCCGTTTACCATATTTTACAACCCAAG GGCAAGCCCTTCTGAATTTGTGGTACCTttagccaagtacaataaagcgatGTATACCCAAGTTTCACTTGGCATGCGATTCAGAATGATGTTTGAGACTGAAGAGGCAGGAGTACGCAGATACATGGGCACAATCACTGGCATCAGTGATTTGGATCCTGTTCGATGGAAAGGTTCACAATGGCGCAATCTTCAG GTTGGATGGGATGAATCAACAGCAGGTGACCGGCCTAGCCGAGTTTCAATTTGGGAAATCGAGCCTGTTGTGACTCCTTTCTACATATGCCCTCCTCCATTTTTCAGACCCAAGTTTCCCAAACAACCAGGGATGCCAG ATGATGAATCTGACATAGAGAATGCTTTCAAGAGAGCCATGCCTTGGCTTGGAGATGAATTTGGCATGAAGAATTCCCCAAGCTCGGTTTTCCCTGGTTTGAGTTTGATGCAGTGGATGAACATGCAACAAAATAATCAGTTTTCAGCTTCTCAGTCTGGATTTTTCCCATCCATGGTCCCTCCAACCGGCCTGCAAAATAACCTTGGTACAGATGATCCATCCAAGTTATTGAACTTTCAAGCCCCGGTGCTGTCTGCACCCGGTCTCCAGTCAAATAAATCAGCTCCACAAAACCAAGCTAGCCAAATGCAGCAGCCGAATGTGACATGGGCCCAACAGCAGCAGCTGCAGCAATTGATGCATAATCCTATGAGCCAACAGCAGCAAAGTAACCCCCAACAGCAGCAGCTGCATCAATTATTGAATTCTTCAGCGAACCAACATCAGCAAAATCACCCCCAGCAGCAGCTGCAGCAATTATTGCAGACACCAACGAACCAACAGCTCCAGAATTACTCCCATCAGCAGCAGCGGGAGCCTCAACAACAGCAAGACCCTCAAAACCTGCTGCAGCATCAGCAGCTGCACCAACAGCAACCGCAACGTCAACAGCACCAGCAACAACAATTATCTCAGCCGAATCCGGTAAATAACGGCTCTGTTGCTCCTAACCAGGTCCCGGGCCAAAATTTGCAACAACCAGTTATGTTCTCCCAACATCAACAGCAGCAATTACTAACAGGGAATACCCAATCCCAGCAAGCCGTCCATTCTTCTAGTAAGAATTCATTTCAGGTGCCAACTGGACAACAAAACTCACAGCTCCAGCAGCAGCAACTGGAACCGCAACCAGGCGTCTTACAAAGGCAGCAGCAGGTGTCACAATTGCAACCGTCCCCACAGCAATTCTTGCAACAGAACATGTCACAGAAAGTACAGCAGCAGCCGCAAGTACAGCAATCATCTCAGCAGGGCATCTCTGAGCAACAACTCCAATTACAGTTGCTACAGAAATTTCAGCAACAGCAGCAGCCGCAGTTACTCTCCCCATCAAGCTCACTTTTGCAGCCTCAACTCTTACAGCAGCAGCTGGCCCACCAACAAAACCAGCAGTTACAACAGTTGCCTATGACTCAGCATCATCAGCAACAGCTAAGTGGTAACAGCTTCTCAACGGACAGACTTCTGAACAACTTTGCAGCTCCTTCGGTCATGCAGTCTCATCATATGCCATCTATCCAGCCCCAGAACCAGCACAAGCCACTTACAGCAATCAGAAGCCATTCTGGTCTTACAGAAGGCGATGGTCCATCATGTTCAACCTCCCCTTCTACCAATAACTGCCAGATGTCCCCATCAAAATACTCGAACAGGAATCAGCAAGGAACCGCCATGTTGTTGGGGGATTCAGTGGCAGAACCTGCTCATAATTTGGTTCAGGAGCTTCAGAGCAAGTCTGATATTCGGATAAAAAATGAGCTGCCCAGCTCAAAAGGGCCAGACCAGATAAAATATAAAGGTACAATCACGGATCAGTTAGAAGCTTCATCATCTGGAACATCATATTGTCTGGATGCTAGCACAATCCATCAGAACTATGCACTCCCCACCTTCTGTTTGGATGGTGATGTTCAATCGAATCCTCGGAGCAGTCTTCCATTTTCCGCTAATATTGATGGATTGGCACCGGACACTTTGTTGTCAAGGGGATATGACTCTCAAAAAGATCTTCAGAACTTACTGTCTAATTATGGCGGGACACCAAGAGATATTGAGATAGAGTTATCCACTGCTGCAATCAGCTCTCAGTCATTTGGGGCACCAAACTTACCTTTCAAAACTGGGTGCTCAAGTGACATTCCCATAACTGATACTGGAGTTTTAGGCAACGGATTGTGGGCAAACCAGGCTCAACGAATGAGAACATATACAAAG GTTCAAAAGCGTGGATCTGTGGGAAGATGCATTGATGTCACCCGTTATAAAGGCTATGATGAACTCCGGCATGATCTTGCCCGCATGTTCGGGATTGAAGGGCAACTAGAAGATCCACACAGGACGGACTGGAAACTTGTATATGTGGATCATGAAAATGACATTCTTCTTGTTGGCGATGATCCATGGGA GGAGTTTGTGAGCTGTGTTCAGAGTATAAAGATATTGTCATCCGTTGAAGTACGGCAGATGAGCTTGGATGGAGATCTCGGCAACATTCCAGTCCCCAATCAAGCTTCTAGCGGAACTGACAGTGGAAATGCATGGAGACCTCAGTATGATGATAACTCTGCAGCCTCGTTTAATCGGTAA